The genomic stretch GGGCGACCTGGGCAACGATTTCTGCACTGCCGAGCTGGCGCAGCAAACCGTCCTTGCCCGTCATGCAGAACACACAGCCGACTGCACAGCCGAGCTGGCTGGAGACACACAGACCGTCACGCGGCAGCAGCACGCTCTCGACGGTCTGCCCGTCGGCCAGGTCTACGAGCAGCCGCGAGGAGCCGTCGTCGCCAGGGTGCGCTGCGTTCAGCCGTGCGAGGCCATCGAGCTCGGCCATGAGTTCGGGCAGGGCGTTGCGGATGGACTGCGGCAGGAAGTGCTCGGCGGGACGACGACCGGCGTCGAGCGGCCGGCGCTGAATCCAGCCTCGCAGCACCCTTTGCTCATGGCAGGTTTTGGCGCCGAGATCGTGCAGGCGGCGGGAGATCTGTTCGATACGCATGGGGTCCGAATCCTAGCACCCGCGTCGATGCTGCGGACAAGAAAAAGCCCCGATGGCAGGCCATCGGGGCTTTGGTCAAGCAGTGCCGCTGAAGCGGAACTTACTTGGCGATGTTCTGGAACTTGGCCATGGCAGCCTGACCAACTTCGGTGGCCAGTGCGGTGAAGGCTTCGCCCTGCGACTGCAGGAGCTTGAACAGTGCGGTGTTGGCATCGACGTTGAAGCGAACCAGCTCTTCCGGCGTCTTCAGCTTGGTAGCCTTCTGGGCTTCGGCCTGGAAGAAAGCCATCAGCTCTTCGCTGGCCTTCTTCTGCAGTTCGATGGACTTGCCAATGGTTTGAGCCTGAACGGCCATAAGGGCTTGAACAGCTTCAATCGGGTTCTGGAATTCGGGTTTCGTAGCCATGGTGTTTCTCCGGTGGTTATGTTGCAGTGCACAATATGTATGTAACTCTACCCCAATCGTTCGTGAAGTCAACGCTTTTTTACGAAGTTTGAATGGGCCGGGTTACAGTCGTGCTGCTTGCCATTCATATGACGCGGTCTTCACACGCTTCGTCTCCCGCGCCTGGGCGGCTTGACGGCTTCAGCCGGTCTTGCGCGGCACGGGCCTGAGGATGGTGCTGTGTTCTCCGCGCATGACCTTGAGGAGTTCGGTGCGTGCCGTGTGGTGATCAAGCCCGCGTTCCACCAGCGATTCGATCAACTGACCGAAGCGGTCGCGCTGCTTCAGTCCGGCCGCACTGCGGTCACGGCGATTGTTGAAGCAGTCCATCAGTGTTGATCCGCAAACGCAGTTGCGAAACAGTTCGACGATGACCGCGCCGTCGTCATCCAGGGTTTGCTTGAGTCCGCTGCGTCCGCTACCCACGCGCCCGGTCTGGCCGACGTAGTCGTCGACGTTGGCATAGGTCCGGCCGCACATTGCGCAGCGCTTTGGAAAGGCGTTCGCTGCCAGTTCCTGCAGACCGGCATACAGGCTGCCGTCGATGCCGATGTCGAGTGGTGGGTTCTGCTCGTCTGTCATTCGTGCTCTCCCGGGGCTGGCTTCCTGCACTGAGTGCGGGTTGTCGTTCGACCCTGTTCTTCAGGCACAAGCGTACCCGGAAAAAGCAAAACGGAATATTGCCGATGCGAAGCCCGATCATAAGGTGAAGGGCGCGAACGATCCGGACCGCAGGCCGACGCGGCCACCACCACCGACGGCAATGGGTTCGGGAGAGATGGAAAAAAATGCCCGCCATCGTGAGGATGGCGGGCACTCAAACCCGGGACGGGCAGGGAATCGGATGGAATGCGGGATGGCTCAGGCCGCGCGCTTGAGCGCGTAGCGCCGGGCAATCGCGTCCAGAGGCAGCGGTTTGATGCGGCTGCCGTGGCCGGCGCAGCCGAAGGCCTCGAAGCGCTCCTGGCAGATGCCTGCGGCGGCTTCTTTCGCGGCCTTGAAGAACTTGCGCGGATCGAATTCCTTGCGCTCCGTGTCGACAAGTCTGCGCATCGCACCGCTCATGGCCAGGCGCAGGTCGGTGTCGATGTTGATCTTGCGCACCCCGTGGCGGATGCCTTCGACGATGGCGTCCACCGGCACGCCCCAGGTTTCGCCGATGTCGCCACCATGTTCGCGGATGATGGCGAGCCATTCCTGGGGCACGCTGCTCGAACCGTGCATGACCAGGTGGGTGTCGGGAATGCTGCGGTGAATGGCAGCAATGCGATCGATGGCGAGGATGTCACCGGTGGGCGGTCGGGTGAATTTCCACGCGCCGTGGCTGGTGCCGATGGCCACGGCGAGTGCATCGACGCCGGTGGCGTCGACGAATGCGGCGGCTTCGGCCGGGTCGGTGAGCATCTGTTCGTGCGCCAGCGTGCCTTCCGCGCCGACGCCATCCTCTTCGCCGGCCTGGCCGGTTTCGAGCGATCCGAGGCAACCGAGCTCGCCCTCAACCGACACCCCGACGGCGTGTGCCATGTCCACCACGCGACGGGTGACCTCGACGTTGTAGTCGTAGCTTGCGGGTGTCTTCATGTCCTCGCGCAGCGAGCCGTCCATCATCACGCTGGTGAAGCCGGCGCGAATCGACTGTTGGCAGATGGCGGGGCTGGCGCCGTGGTCCTGGTGCAGGCAGATCGGGATTTCCGGCCATTGTTCGACGGCCGCCTCGACCATCTTCTTGATGAAGGCCTCTCCGGCGTAGCTGCGCGCACCGGCCGATGCCTGCAGGATGACCGGGCTGTCGGTCGCGGCGGCGGCCTGCATGATCGCCTGGATCTGTTCCATGTTGTTGATGTTGAAGGCGGGGATGCCGTATCCGTGATCGGCGGCGTGGTCGAGCAACTGACGCAGTGAAATCATGGCCATCGGGTGTCTCCTCGGTGGTGGCGAAAAGTGTTCAGTCGGCGCTCGTCATGGCGCAGGCGGTGTCGAGCATGCGGTTGGAGAAACCCCACTCGTTGTCGTACCAGGCGGTGACGGTGACGAGCTCGCCATCGACCTTGGTCAGGGTGGCGTCGAACAGGCTGGAGTGCGGGTTGTGGTTGAAGTCGCAGGACACCAGCGGCAGATCGTTGATACCGAGGATGCCGCGCAAGGCGCCGTGGGCCGCTTCGCGCACGAGGTCATTGACCTCGCCGGCACTGGTGGTGCGTGAAGCCATGAAGGTGAAGTGGGTGAAGGAGACGTTCGGGGTGGGGACGCGCATCGCGTAGCCGTCGAGCCGTCCTGCGAGCTCGGGCAGTACCAGGCCGACCGCAGCTGCGGCGCCTGTTCTGGTGGGTATCAGCGACTGCGTGGCCGAGCGCGCCCGGCGCAGGTCGGCGTGATGGACGTCGATCAGCACCTGGTCGTTGGTGTAGGAATGCACCGTGAGCATGTGGCCGCGCACGATGCCAAGCGGGCGGTGGAGGGCGAAGGCGAGCGGCGCGAGGCAGTTGGTGGTGCAGCTGGCGTTAGAGACCACGCGGTGATTGCGGCGCAGTGTCTGGTCGTTGACGCCATAGACGATGGTGGCGTCCACATCGTCGCCACCGGGTGCCGAGATCAGCACCTTGCCGGCACCGGCGTCGAGGTGTGCGCCGGCTCTTTCGCGCGAGGTGAAGAGTCCGGTGCATTCGAGTACGACGTCGATCCCCAGTTGCTGCCACGGCAGTCGCGCCGGGTCGCGTTCGGCCAAGACCTGGATGCGGTCGCCGGCAACTGTCATCGTGCCGTCGCCGACCTCGACCGGATGCGGAAACGGGCCGTGGATGCTGTCGTAGCGTGTGAGATGGGCGTTGGTTTCGGGGCTGCCGAGGTCGTTGATGGCGACGATCTCGATGTCGTGGCGTTTGCCGCTTTCGTAGTGCGCGCGCAGCACGTTGCGGCCGATGCGTCCGAAACCGTTGATGGCGACTCTGGTGGTCATGCTGTCTCCTCGAGTGGTGTGATCCTGTGTCAGCGCAGTCGGCGGGCTGTGTCCACGATGCGTTCGGGCGTCATGCCGAACAGAGTCGCCAGCTCGCCCGCCGGGGCCGATTCTCCAAAGCGGTCGATGCCGATGACAGCGGCGCGCGGTGCGCCGGCAAGGTATTTCCACCAGCCGTCGGGCTGTGCAGCCTCGATCGCCACGCGCGGAACGTCGGTTGGCAGCACGGCATCGCGCCATGCTTCGTGCTGGCGGTCGAAGGCTGCGGTGCACGGCATGGAGACGACGCGGGTGGCGATGCCTTCGGCTTGCAGCAGGGACCGCGCTTCCATGGCCAGCGAGATCTCTGAGCCGGTGGCAATCAGGACCATCGCAGGCTGGCCGCCGTCGGCTTCGGCCAGCACATAGCCGCCGCGTGCGATGTCACCGAGGCGTTCGGCGTCGCGCGCTTGATGCTGCAGGTTCTGGCGCGAGCAGGCGATTACGCTGGGGCCGTCCGCGCGCATCACGGCGGCGTTCCACGCGGCCTGCGTCTCGACTGCGTCGCAAGGGCGCCAGACGTCGAGATTGGGGATCTGCCGCAGGCTGGGCAGGTGCTCGACCGGTTGGTGCGTGGGGCCGTCTTCGCCGAGGCCGATGGAGTCGTGGGTCATCACGTAGACGACGCGCTGGCGCATCAGCGCGCTCATGCGCATGGCGTTGCGGGCGTAGTCGGAAAATACGAGGAAGGTGGCACCGAAGGGCAGATGGCCGCCGTGCAGTGCGATGCCATTGAGGGCGGCGGCCATGCCGAACTCGCGCACGCCCCAGTTGATGTGGCGCCCCGCCTGGTCGGCGCGCACTGCGCCGCAGCCGGGCCAGTCGGTGAGGTTGGAGTGGGTGAGGTCGGCAGACCCGCCGAGCAGTTCGGGCAGGGCGCGGGCGAGGCGGCCGATGGCGTGCTGGCTGGCCTTGCGGCTGGCAAGTGTGGCGGCTTCGTTATGCACGCCGCGCAGGATGGCATCGGCGAGGACGCGGAACCCGACGGGCAGGCGCTTGGTGATGCGGCGGGTGAATTCTGCGGCGAGTTCGGGCCATTCCTGAGCGTAGGCATCGAACTGTGCCTGCCACGCGCTCTGGCGGGCGGTGCCCGTTGTGCGGGCATCGAAACTGTTGCGGATTTCTTCGGGGATGTCGAACGGGGCATGATCCCAGCCGAGGGCGGCTCGGGTGGCGGCGATCTCGTCCTTGCCCAGCGGCGCGCCATGAACACTGGCGGTACCGGCGCGTGCCGGGCTGCCGCGACCGATGGTGGTGCGGCAGCAGATCAGGGTCGGGCCGGTGTCGGCTGCGGCGTTGGTGCGTGCGTTACGGATGGCATCATCGACCGCATCGACATCATGACCGTCGACGTTCTCGATGACGTTCCAGCCGCAGGCGCGAAAGCGTGCCGGGGTGTCGTCGGCGAACCAGCCTGCAACATCTCCGTCGATGGAGATGCGGTTGTCGTCCCAGAAGGCGATCAGTCTGGACAGGCGTTGCACGCCGGCAAAACTGGCGGCTTCGTGACTGATGCCTTCCATCAGGCAGCCGTCGCCGAGAAAGACCCACGTGTGGTGATCGACGATGGTGTGGTCGGGTCTGTTGAATTCGGCGGCGAGGAGTTTTTCGGCGAGCGCCATGCCGACGGCGTTGGCGAGGCCTTGGCCGAGGGGGCCGGTGGTGGTTTCGATGCCGGGGGTGAGTCCGTATTCGGGGTGGCCCGGGGTTTTGCTGTGCAGTTGGCGGAAGCGTTTGAGTTCGTCGAGCGGGAGGTCGTAGCCGCTGAGGTGGAGCAGGGCGTAGTGCAGCATGGAGCCGTGGCCGTTGCTGAGAATGAAGCGGTCGCGGTCGGGCCAGGTGGGGTCGGCGGGGTTGTGTTTGAGGTGGCGGGTCCACAGTGCGACGGCGATTTCCGGCATGCCCATGGGCATGCCGGGGTGGCCGGACTGGGCGGCCTCGACGGCGTCGATGGCGAGGAAACGCAGGGCGTTGGCGCACAGGGTGTCCTGCGCGGATTGTGACAGGCGCATGTTCATTGGAGTTGGCTCCGGGATGTTGAATTTGTTGGGCGCGTCGTGTGATGCGTGCGTGCCACGAAGCGCTGAGCGCACGGGGTGTTTGTTCTGCAGCCTGCGGAACTCGCCCTTCGGGCTCAGACAGTCCTCGGCAGCGCCACAAACACCCCGCACACTCAGCTTGGCGCGGGTGGCTTCATGCAGTCCGTCAGGCGTGGCAGCAACTCATTTTTTTCAGAACTGGCACGTGCTCCGTGGTGTGCGGGGCATTCACGGAGCGGCCGAGGACTGTCTGAGTGAGCGCAGCGAGCGAGTTCCGCAGGCTGACGGAGTGAATGCCCCGTGCGCCACGAAGCGCAGGCACGGTCGCTCGCAAACCATCGGACGCCTGATGTTTCCCTGGCTGACGCAACTGCCGGCTGCACGAGGTGTTTGTTCCGCGTTCTGCGGAATGGGCGCGTACAGTCCTCGATCGCTGCACAAACACCTCGTACAGCCCACGCGGCGCCTGTGCTGGTGTTGAGTTGGGTGGAGGTCGTCACAGCAGTTTCCTCCGCCGTTCCATCAGGCGCCAGATGAACGGGGTGAAGATCAGCTGCATCGCCAGTTCCATCTTGCCGCCGGGCACGACGATGGTGTTGGCCCGACTCATGAAGCTGCCGTCGATCATGTTCTGCAGGTAGGGAAAGTCGATGCCCTTGGGGTTGGCGAAGCGGATCACCACCATGGACTCGTCGGCGGTAGGAATGGTGCGGGCGATGAAGGGGTTGGAGGTGTCCACCATCGGTACGCGCTGGAAGTTCACATGGGTGCGGGAGAACTGCGGCACCACGTAGTGCACGTAGTCGTGCATGCGACGCAGGATGGTGTCGGTCACCGCCTCGGTCGAATAGCCGCGCATGTTCTTGTCGCGGTGCAGCTTCTGGATCCATTCCAGGTTGACCACCGGCACCACGCCGATCAGCAGGTCGGGGAAGCGGGCGATGTCGGCGCCTTCCATCTGCACCGCACCGTGCAGGCCCTCGTAGAACAGCAGGTCGGTGCCGGTCGGGATCTCTTCCCACTCGGTGAAGGTGCCGGGTTCCTGGTTGTAGGCGGCCGCCTCCTCAAGGTTGTGAAGGTACTTGCGGCGGCGGCCACTGCCCGATTCGGCATAGGTCCGGAACAGTTTCTCCAGTTCTGAAAAGAGGTTGGCCTCGGCGCCGAAGTGGCTGAAACGGGACAACTCGCCGCCAGCTTCGGCAGCGGCCAGTTTCTCGCGCATGGTCTTGCGGTCGAAGGCATGGAAGCTGTCGCCCTCGATCACTGCAGCAGTCACGCTCTCGCGCCGGAAGATTTCCTCGAAGGTGCGCTGGACCGTGCTGGTGCCGGCGCCGGACGAGCCGGTGATGGCAACGATGGGGTGGCGTTCGGACATGGTCGTCCTCCTTACTGTGAGAAGGCGTGGTTGTCGCTGAACAGCGAACGGGTGTTGAACAGCGGCAGCGGGCGTTCGAGGCCAGCGGTCGGGTCGGCGTGGTAGGTCTCGACGCGTTCGACCTCTTCGCGTGATCCGAACACGAAGCCGATGCGCTGATGCAGGGCCTCGGGTTTGACCTCGAGCACCGGACCGCTTGCTGTCGAGGCGCGTCCGCCTGCCTGTTCGACAATGAAACCGATCGGATTGCACTCGTAGAGCAGGCGCAGGCGGCCCGGGCGGCTGGGGGCCTTGTTGTCGCGCGGATAAAGGAACACGCCGCCACGCATCAGGATGCGGTGGGTTTCGGCCACCAGCGACGCGATCCAGCGCATGTTGAAGTCGGCGCCGCGCGGTCCGCTGTGACCCGCGAGACATTCGTCTACATAGCGTCGCACCGGCGGCTCCCAGAAGCGCGAGTTGGATGCGTTGATGGCGAACTCGCGGGTACTGTCCGGCACCCGGATGTCCGGATGGGTGAGGAAGAAGTCGCCGAGAATCGGGTTGAAGGTGAAGCCTGCCACGCCGGTTCCGACACTCAGCACCAGCATTGTGGAGGGGCCGTAGATCGCATAGCCGGCGGCAACCTGGCGTGTGCCGGGTTGCAGGAAGTCGTTGGCGACCGCGTCCTCGCCGGGCGTGGGGGCGCGCAGGATGGAGAAAATGCTGCCGACCGAGACATTGACGTCGATATTGCTCGAGCCGTCCAGGGGGTCGAACACCAGCAGGTATTTGCCGCGGGCGTGACCTGCGGGCAAGGGGATGGGGGCTTCGTTTTCCTCCGACACCATGCCGGCGAGACCGCCCCCCCAGTGGGTGGCGCGCAGGAAGATGCCGTCGGCCAGCACGTCGAGCTTTTTCTGCTGCTCGCCCTGCACATTGGCGCTGCCATGGTCGCCGAGCATGTCGGCGAGTGCGCCGTGGGCAACGGCGCGCGAGATGGCCTTGCAGGCCTGGGCGACCTGCAGGATCAGGGCGTTGAGTTCCCCTGTGGCTTCGGGGTGGTGACGGCGTTGGTCGATCAGGTACTCGGTCAGGGTGCTGCGCTCGATGTTGAACATGGGGCGGCCTCTGTGTGCGGGTTCAGTAGTCGCTGCGGTCGGTACCGCGCTCGGGGTCGAAGTCGAGTTCGGTATCGAACGTCGGTTCGGTGGTCGTTGCCGGCCTGGCAAACTGGCGACTGGCGCGTACGTCGGCCTCGCTCAGCGTGCACAGCGCGCTGGCATCAACCGTGGATCCAGTCTCGAACAGACGCAGGGCCTGGCGCAGGCGCATGCGGTCGAGTGCATTGCGGATGCTGCGCGCGTTGGCGAAGTGGGGGCGGGTGCGGCGCAGGGCGATGTACTCGTCGAAGGCGAGGCGCGCGGCGGGTTCGAAGCGATAGTTCCACTGCGCGAGCATGCGTTCGGCGATCTCGCCGAGTTCGCTGCTGGCGTAGTCCGGGAAGTCCACATGGTGGGCGATGCGTGACTTCATGCCCGGGTTCGACTCGAAGAAGCGCTCCATGCGGTCGGCGTAGCCGGCGAGGATCACCACCAGATCGTCGCGCTGGTTCTCCATCACCTGCAGCAGGATCTCGATGGCCTCCTGCCCGTAGTCCTTTTCGTTCTCTGGACGGTACAGGTAATAGGCTTCGTCGATGAACAGCACCCCGCCCATGGCGCGTTTGAGGACTTCCTTGGTTTTGGGGGCGGTGTGGCCGATGTACTGGCCGACGAGATCGTCGCGGGTGACGGCGACGACGTGGCCGCGCCGACAATAGCCGAGTCGCTGGAGGATCTCGGCCATGCGCATGGCGACCGTGGTCTTGCCGGTCCCCGGGTTGCCGGTAAAGCTCATGTGCAGCGAAGGCGCTGCGGTCGTGAGCCCGAGGCGCTGGCGCACCCGGTCGACCAGCAGCAGTGCGGCGATTTCGCGCACCCGGCGCTTGACCGGCGCGAGACCGACCAGATCGTGGTCCAGCCGTTCGAGGACGTCGCCAATGCCGGCGTCGGCGTATTCGGCGGCGAGGTCGATGCTTGCATCGGATGTGGGCGGTGTTTCGCCCGTCAGGCCTTGCAGGTCACTGGCGCTCATGTCGGTCTCCTCCATGCAGCATTCGGTGTGCGGGCGGAATGCGTTGTTCCGCCCTGCGTTCGGCCGGCTTCAGCCGGCGTATCGGGCGCCCTCTGTACCTGCGCCCACGGCGTAGCTTTCGAGCGTGTAGCGCAGGTTTCGTCCTCCGGTCTCCTGGCGTACCAGACGGAAGCCGGGTTCGCTCGGGGGGCGCTGGACGATGAAGGACATGCGCACTGTCTCCCAGCCCTTGGTCGAATCGAATGCGTTCACCCGGATGTAGTGTCCGGGATTGGCCTGCCTGCAGGCCTGCAACTCCTGCATGACGCCGGCCGGGTCGGCCAGGTCGAACATCGGCAGGCCCCACATCAACCAGTAGGTGTTGCGCGGATGCGGATCGTCCGTATATTCGAGTGCGACCGCCCAGCCCTGGTTCAGGCAATAGTGAATCTGGGCCCCGATCTGGCTGTCGCTCAGATCGGGCAGGAATGAAAAGCAGCCCTGAGTGATGCGCATGGTGGTGTCTCCTCGTTCTGTTCTGATGGTTTCGTGCTGCGCGATCAGGCCACGCTGGCGGTGGGCACGAAGTCCGATGTGTCGGTGCTGGTGTAATTGAAGGTGATATCGCCCCAAGTATCGAGGGCGGCGCGCAGGGGCTGACACCACTTGGCAGCGTCGGCGAGGATCTGCGGGCCTTCGTTCACGATGTCGCGTCCTTCGTTGCGCGCCAGCACCATGGTTTCCAGCGCTACGCGGTTGGCCTGGGCGCCGGCCTGGATGCCCATCGGATGGCCGATGGTGCCGCCGCCGAACTGCAGCACGACTTCGTCGCCGAACAGATCGAGCAGTTGATGCATTTGCCCGGCATGGATGCCACCCGAAGCCACCGGCATCACCTTCTTGATGCTGGCCCAGTCCTGATCGAAGAACAGGCCGCGCGGCAGGTCCTGTCTCGTCACGGTGTCGCGGCACACGTTGTAGAAGCCCTGAACCGTCATGGGGTCACCCTCGAGCTTGCCCACCGCAGTGCCCGCATGAAGGTGGTCGACGCCGGCCAGGCGCAGCCACTTGGCGATCACACGAAAGCTCACACCGTGATTCTTCTGACGCGTGTAGGTGCCGTGGCCTGCGCGGTGCATATGCAGGATCATGTCGTTGTCGCGGCACCAGTTGCTGATCGACTGGATGGCGGTCCATCCGATGATGAGGTCGACCATCACCACGCAGGAACCGAGGTCGCGGGCGAATTCCGCACGCTTGTACATCTCCTCCATGGTCCCGGCGGTGATGTTGAGGTAGTGACCCTTGATCTCGCCTGTCTGTGCCGCCGCCTGATTGACGCCTTCCATGCAGTACAGGAAGCGGTCGCGCCAGTGCATGAAGGGCTGCGAGTTGATGTTCTCGTCGTCCTTGGTGAAGTCCAGGCCGCCACGCAGCGCTTCGTACACGACGCGGCCATAGTTCTTGCCTGAGAGCCCGAGCTTGGGCTTCATCGTTGCGCCCAGCAGCGGCCGGCCGTACTTCTCCAGGCGCTCGCGCTCGACCACGATCCCGGTGGGCGGGCCACGGAAGGTCTTCACATAGGCAACCGGCAGGCGCATGTCTTCGAGGCGTGCAGCCTTGAGCGGCTTGAAGCTGAACACGTTGCCGATGATCGAGGCGGTGAGGTTGGCGATCGAGCCTTCCTCAAAGAGGTCGAGGTCGTAGGCCACCCAGCAGAAGTACTGGCCTTCCTGGCCCGGAACCGGGTCGATGCGATAGGCCTTGGCACGGTACTTGTCGCTTGCGGTGAGACGGTCGGTCCACACCACGGTCCAGGTTGCGGTCGAAGATTCGCCGGCGACGGCCGCTGCCGCTTCGACCGGATCCACGCCGTCTTGCGGCGTGATGCGGAAGACCGCAAGCACATCGGTGTCCCTGGGCTCGTAGTCCGGATCCCAGTAGCCCATCTGGGCGTACTTGAGCACGCCGGCCTGGTAGCGCTTCTTGGGGTCGAGAATCTGCTGCGGAGTATCGGGTGCGCCCATGTCTGTCTCCTCTGGTCTGGTGAGCAGACATTACGGTTTTGTTGAGATAAGCTCCAATGATGAATGTTAGGGTTTTGAGATAAGGTTTTCTGATGAGACTCGCGCATCGCCTGACCTTGAAGCAGCTCCGTGCAATCGTCGCCGTGGCCGATACCTCCAGCTTCACGCAGGCAGCCCGCCTGCTGCACCTCACGCAGCCTGCGGTGTCGATGCAGATCAAGGAGCTCGAGACGGTGGTCGGTCAGGTGCTGGTGGACGGTCGGCGGGAAATCCGCCTCACCCCCGCCGGGGAGGTGCTGGTGCGCAGGGCGCGTGAAGCGCTGCTTGCACTGGAGCTGGCCGAAGTGGAACTCAAGTCGATGCGAGGCGTGGCCTCGGGAACCCTGGAGGTCGTGGCCATCACCACCGCAGAGTATTTCGTGCCCCACCTGCTGGCGGAGTTCGGACGCCGCTACCCGGACATCAAGTTCCGCCTGACGGTGGAGAACCGCGACCGCGTGCATGCACTGCTTCAGGAGCAGCGTGCCGACCTCGCGATCATGGGTCAGCCGCCGGGGGGCATGGCCTTGCGCCGGATTCCGTTTTCGCCACATCGTCTGTCCTTCGTTGCCCGCCCGGACCACCCACTGGCGGCGCGGCGCAATATCCCGCCTGCCGCACTCGCCGGTGAGCGACTGTTGCTGCGCGAACGCGGGTCGGGCACGCGCAGCAACCTCGAGCGTTTTCTGCGCGCGCACGGCGTCAAGCCACTTGCCGCAGACGAACTCGGTAGCAACGAGACCCTGAAGCAGGCCGTGATGGCGGGCATGGGCATCGCCTTCCTGTCCCACCACACCTTTGCAATGGAGGTCGAGAGCGGTCGCCTGGTCCGGCTCGATGTGGTCGACACGCCGGTGATCCGCGAGTGGAACGTGCTGGTCCATGCCGAACGTCCGCTGACACCCGCGCTGGAGGCGCTGCTCGACTTCCTGCAGTCGGATGGGGCGTCGATGATGCGCGCGATCACCGGGTGACTCGCTGCTGGCCGGGTCTTCAGCCTGCCCGGATGAGAACCGGAGCGCGCGGGCAGGGCCGACATCGCGGGTTCAGGGGCAGGGCGTACGGCCGCAACCGGGTGGT from Parazoarcus communis encodes the following:
- a CDS encoding oxidoreductase; this encodes MTDEQNPPLDIGIDGSLYAGLQELAANAFPKRCAMCGRTYANVDDYVGQTGRVGSGRSGLKQTLDDDGAVIVELFRNCVCGSTLMDCFNNRRDRSAAGLKQRDRFGQLIESLVERGLDHHTARTELLKVMRGEHSTILRPVPRKTG
- the gap gene encoding type I glyceraldehyde-3-phosphate dehydrogenase, with protein sequence MTTRVAINGFGRIGRNVLRAHYESGKRHDIEIVAINDLGSPETNAHLTRYDSIHGPFPHPVEVGDGTMTVAGDRIQVLAERDPARLPWQQLGIDVVLECTGLFTSRERAGAHLDAGAGKVLISAPGGDDVDATIVYGVNDQTLRRNHRVVSNASCTTNCLAPLAFALHRPLGIVRGHMLTVHSYTNDQVLIDVHHADLRRARSATQSLIPTRTGAAAAVGLVLPELAGRLDGYAMRVPTPNVSFTHFTFMASRTTSAGEVNDLVREAAHGALRGILGINDLPLVSCDFNHNPHSSLFDATLTKVDGELVTVTAWYDNEWGFSNRMLDTACAMTSAD
- a CDS encoding ribulose bisphosphate carboxylase small subunit, coding for MRITQGCFSFLPDLSDSQIGAQIHYCLNQGWAVALEYTDDPHPRNTYWLMWGLPMFDLADPAGVMQELQACRQANPGHYIRVNAFDSTKGWETVRMSFIVQRPPSEPGFRLVRQETGGRNLRYTLESYAVGAGTEGARYAG
- the cbbX gene encoding CbbX protein: MSASDLQGLTGETPPTSDASIDLAAEYADAGIGDVLERLDHDLVGLAPVKRRVREIAALLLVDRVRQRLGLTTAAPSLHMSFTGNPGTGKTTVAMRMAEILQRLGYCRRGHVVAVTRDDLVGQYIGHTAPKTKEVLKRAMGGVLFIDEAYYLYRPENEKDYGQEAIEILLQVMENQRDDLVVILAGYADRMERFFESNPGMKSRIAHHVDFPDYASSELGEIAERMLAQWNYRFEPAARLAFDEYIALRRTRPHFANARSIRNALDRMRLRQALRLFETGSTVDASALCTLSEADVRASRQFARPATTTEPTFDTELDFDPERGTDRSDY
- a CDS encoding class 1 fructose-bisphosphatase is translated as MFNIERSTLTEYLIDQRRHHPEATGELNALILQVAQACKAISRAVAHGALADMLGDHGSANVQGEQQKKLDVLADGIFLRATHWGGGLAGMVSEENEAPIPLPAGHARGKYLLVFDPLDGSSNIDVNVSVGSIFSILRAPTPGEDAVANDFLQPGTRQVAAGYAIYGPSTMLVLSVGTGVAGFTFNPILGDFFLTHPDIRVPDSTREFAINASNSRFWEPPVRRYVDECLAGHSGPRGADFNMRWIASLVAETHRILMRGGVFLYPRDNKAPSRPGRLRLLYECNPIGFIVEQAGGRASTASGPVLEVKPEALHQRIGFVFGSREEVERVETYHADPTAGLERPLPLFNTRSLFSDNHAFSQ
- a CDS encoding phosphoribulokinase, which codes for MSERHPIVAITGSSGAGTSTVQRTFEEIFRRESVTAAVIEGDSFHAFDRKTMREKLAAAEAGGELSRFSHFGAEANLFSELEKLFRTYAESGSGRRRKYLHNLEEAAAYNQEPGTFTEWEEIPTGTDLLFYEGLHGAVQMEGADIARFPDLLIGVVPVVNLEWIQKLHRDKNMRGYSTEAVTDTILRRMHDYVHYVVPQFSRTHVNFQRVPMVDTSNPFIARTIPTADESMVVIRFANPKGIDFPYLQNMIDGSFMSRANTIVVPGGKMELAMQLIFTPFIWRLMERRRKLL
- the tkt gene encoding transketolase yields the protein MNMRLSQSAQDTLCANALRFLAIDAVEAAQSGHPGMPMGMPEIAVALWTRHLKHNPADPTWPDRDRFILSNGHGSMLHYALLHLSGYDLPLDELKRFRQLHSKTPGHPEYGLTPGIETTTGPLGQGLANAVGMALAEKLLAAEFNRPDHTIVDHHTWVFLGDGCLMEGISHEAASFAGVQRLSRLIAFWDDNRISIDGDVAGWFADDTPARFRACGWNVIENVDGHDVDAVDDAIRNARTNAAADTGPTLICCRTTIGRGSPARAGTASVHGAPLGKDEIAATRAALGWDHAPFDIPEEIRNSFDARTTGTARQSAWQAQFDAYAQEWPELAAEFTRRITKRLPVGFRVLADAILRGVHNEAATLASRKASQHAIGRLARALPELLGGSADLTHSNLTDWPGCGAVRADQAGRHINWGVREFGMAAALNGIALHGGHLPFGATFLVFSDYARNAMRMSALMRQRVVYVMTHDSIGLGEDGPTHQPVEHLPSLRQIPNLDVWRPCDAVETQAAWNAAVMRADGPSVIACSRQNLQHQARDAERLGDIARGGYVLAEADGGQPAMVLIATGSEISLAMEARSLLQAEGIATRVVSMPCTAAFDRQHEAWRDAVLPTDVPRVAIEAAQPDGWWKYLAGAPRAAVIGIDRFGESAPAGELATLFGMTPERIVDTARRLR
- the fba gene encoding class II fructose-bisphosphate aldolase (catalyzes the reversible aldol condensation of dihydroxyacetonephosphate and glyceraldehyde 3-phosphate in the Calvin cycle, glycolysis, and/or gluconeogenesis), encoding MAMISLRQLLDHAADHGYGIPAFNINNMEQIQAIMQAAAATDSPVILQASAGARSYAGEAFIKKMVEAAVEQWPEIPICLHQDHGASPAICQQSIRAGFTSVMMDGSLREDMKTPASYDYNVEVTRRVVDMAHAVGVSVEGELGCLGSLETGQAGEEDGVGAEGTLAHEQMLTDPAEAAAFVDATGVDALAVAIGTSHGAWKFTRPPTGDILAIDRIAAIHRSIPDTHLVMHGSSSVPQEWLAIIREHGGDIGETWGVPVDAIVEGIRHGVRKINIDTDLRLAMSGAMRRLVDTERKEFDPRKFFKAAKEAAAGICQERFEAFGCAGHGSRIKPLPLDAIARRYALKRAA